Proteins encoded within one genomic window of Diorhabda sublineata isolate icDioSubl1.1 chromosome 1, icDioSubl1.1, whole genome shotgun sequence:
- the LOC130444717 gene encoding protein lin-52 homolog: protein MASEKPGSFQQGSPDPEDLQEFGSSLLSMENIDRTSPELWPEKIPGVTEFINSFQSTPNSTTKLPYSKELNHQDEDYLHQLAALSTSGLIGKVKELHDIAYQLGMEEAKEVTRGKYLNLFNRGKKEK, encoded by the exons ATGGCGTCCGAGAAACCCGGGAGCTTTCAACAAG GGAGTCCAGATCCAGAAGATCTGCAAGAATTCGGTTCCAGCTTACTTAGTATGGAAAATATAGATAGGACTTCTCCTGAATTATGGCCGGAAAAAa TTCCAGGTGTGACAGAATTCATCAATAGTTTTCAGTCAACACCAAACAGCACTACCAAATTGCCATATTCCAAAGAACTAAATCATCAAGATGAGGACTATTTACATC aattaGCTGCACTTTCAACATCGGGTCTTATAGGAAAAGTGAAAGAATTACATGATATAGCTTATCAGTTGGGTATGGAGGAAGCCAAGGAGGTTACTAGGggaaaatatctaaatttattcaataggGGTAAAAAGGAAAAGTGA
- the LOC130448549 gene encoding probable protein phosphatase 2C T23F11.1 produces the protein MGQTLSEPVTAKDTSYCEDSSFRVGSSCMQGWRINMEDSHTHILQLPDDPEAAFFAVYDGHGGAEIADYAGKHLHKFIMKRPDYHEGNIVEALQKAFLDLDEHMLEEESLFNKPSGSTAITTLIKGDKLYCANVGDSRAVASINGRAVALSEDHKPSNQLEFERIRAAGGWVDANRVNGNLALSRALGDFAFKKNTELPPEQQIVTAFPDVTEFTITPDWEFIVLACDGIWDVMSNKEVISFIRENIASGQEPEEICEKLMMRCLAPDCQMAGLGCDNMTVVLVTLLHGEGYDKLQEKCKGIPVEDIDDVKDDDTHS, from the exons ATGGGGCAAACATTATCTGAACCTGTCACTGCCAAAGACACGTCTTACTGCGAGGATTCATCGTTTCGAGTCGGGTCTAGTTGCATGCAAGGATGGAGGATAAATATGGAAGATTCCCATACACATATCCTGCAATTACCAGACGATCCCGAAGCTGCATTTTTTGCAGTTTACGATGGACATGGAGGAGCCGAAATAGCAGATTATGCAG GTAAACATTTACACAAATTTATAATGAAGAGACCGGATTACCATGAGGGGAACATTGTGGAAGCTTTACAAAAGGCTTTTTTGGATTTAGATGAACACATGTTAGAGGAAGAGAGCCTTTTCAACAAACCATCAGGATCAACGGCAATAACAACCCTTATAAAAGGTGATAAACTTTATTGCGCAAATGTGGGAGATTCTAGAGCTGTAGCCAGTATAAACGGTAGAGCTGTAGCTTTATCTGAAGATCACAAGCCTTCGAATCAATTGGAATTCGAGAGGATAAGAGCTGCCGGTGGTTGGGTGGATGCTAATAGAGTAAATGGTAATCTAGCACTATCCAGAGCGTTGGGTGATTTTGCATTCAAGAAAAACACCGAATTACCACCAGAACAACAGATAGTAACCg cTTTTCCGGATGTAACAGAATTTACAATAACACCAGATTGGGAATTCATAGTTTTAGCTTGTGATGGTATTTGGGATGTGATGAGTAATAAAGAAGTCATTTCATTTATCAGGGAAAACATCGCCAGCGGTCAAGAACCGGAGGAAATTTGCGAGAAATTGATGATGAGATGTTTAGCACCTGATTGTCAAATGGCCGGATTGGGATGTGACAATATGACAGTAGTTCTTGTAACTCTTCTACACGGAGAGGGATACGATAAATTACAGGAAAAATGTAAAGGAATACCTGTTGAAGATATTGATGATGTTAAAGATGATGATACGCACAGTTGA
- the LOC130448565 gene encoding REST corepressor 2 isoform X1, producing MVLAEKNSENIRNGRRSRGPSPNGHVQPDSTSEDESSVPVDKIRVGRDYQAVCPELQTESQRKLELLADRALLVWSPTECIPESKLEDYIVLAKDKYGYNGEQALGMLFWHKHDLERAMLDLANFTPFPDEWSVEDKVLFEQAFQFHGKSFHRIRQMLPDKTIASLVKYYYSWKKTRSRTSLMDKQAKKLNTPKEEGAPSEGGSENGSNEESDHDDKKWVFHRGIQRKTGSASSSYSKDSNTTQGEGGACSNCGVVCTVTQVTTKGNLCNSCFQHWRRTGTLRPTSGPTGGKRGTPLGARHKRKPPRGMFINHDDLAAMASGNTGVVMLKAMDRELDSLQRQIQQNKQTISSLKRKHSDSIEDLRPAAETNTRYNARWTNEELLLAVQGVRKYGRDFKSIAEVIGNKTEHHVRTFFINYRKRYNLDSILKEWEKEHGPLPEDITDLKSENDDNDNDVICISPSPTPSNKKDNKNGKVTQVAK from the exons ATGGTATTAGctgaaaaaaatagtgaaaatatccGAAACGGTAGAAGAAGTCGGGGACCAAGTCCGAATGGTCACGTACAACCAGATTCTACTAGCGAAGATGAGAGTAGTG TACCAGTGGATAAAATAAGAGTTGGACGTGATTATCAAGCGGTATGCCCCGAATTGCAAACTGAAAGTCAAAGAAAACTTGAACTTCTAGCTGATAGAGCACTACTAGTTTGGTCACCAACAGAATGCATTCCGGAATCGAAAC tgGAAGATTACATCGTACTTGCTAAAGATAAATACGGTTATAATGGAGAACAAGCTCTTGGTATGTTGTTTTGGCACAAGCACGATCTCGAAAGGGCCATGCTCGATTTGGCAAATTTCACCCCGTTTCCGGACGAATGGTCAGTCGAAGATAAGGTGTTATTCGAACAAGCTTTCCAGTTTCACGGGAAAAGTTTTCACAGGATACGTCAAATG ttaCCCGATAAAACGATAGCGAGTTTGGTGAAATACTATTACAGTTGGAAGAAAACGAGATCTCGTACGAGTCTTATGGATAAACAagcgaaaaaattgaatactcCTAAAGAAGAAGGCGCTCCTTCGGAAGGGGGATCTGAAAATGGTTCAAACGAAGAATCTGATCATGACGATAAG AAATGGGTATTTCATCGCGGTATTCAGCGTAAAACTGGATCTGCATCTAGCTCTTATTCTAAGGACAGTAATACTACGCAG GGTGAGGGTGGAGCGTGTTCTAACTGCGGAGTCGTCTGTACAGTCACTCAGGTAACGACAAAAGGGAACCTATGTAATTCCTGCTTCCAGCATTGGAG ACGAACGGGTACTTTGAGGCCCACTTCTGGGCCGACGGGCGGTAAACGTGGTACCCCGTTAGGGGCACGTCATAAACGCAAGCCCCCACGCGGCATGTTCATCAACCATGACGATCTGGCTGCAATGGCTTCCGGAAATACGGGCGTCGTCATGCTTAAAGCCATGGATAGAGAACTAGATTCCCTACAAAGACAA attCAACAGAACAAACAGACGATCAGTTCGTTGAAACGCAAACATTCCGATTCGATAGAAGATTTACGTCCCGCTGCGGAAACCAATACTCGATATAACGCGCGTTGGACGAACGAGGAACTCTTATTGGCCGTCCAAGGAGTCAGAAAATACGGGAGAGATTTCAAAAGTATCGCCGAGGTTATAGGAAACAAGACGGAACATCACGTGcgcacatttttcatcaattacaGAAAGAGATACAATCTGGATAGCATTTTGAAGGAATGGGAAAAGGAGCACGGGCCGTTGCCGGAGGATATCACCGATTTGAAGAGCGAAAACGACGATAACGATAATGACGTCATCTGTATATCGCCGTCTCCGACGCCGAGCAATAAAAAAGACAACAAAAACGGAAAAGTGACGCAAGTTGCTAAATGA
- the LOC130448565 gene encoding REST corepressor isoform X3, giving the protein MVLAEKNSENIRNGRRSRGPSPNGHVQPDSTSEDESSVPVDKIRVGRDYQAVCPELQTESQRKLELLADRALLVWSPTECIPESKLEDYIVLAKDKYGYNGEQALGMLFWHKHDLERAMLDLANFTPFPDEWSVEDKVLFEQAFQFHGKSFHRIRQMLPDKTIASLVKYYYSWKKTRSRTSLMDKQAKKLNTPKEEGAPSEGGSENGSNEESDHDDKIQQNKQTISSLKRKHSDSIEDLRPAAETNTRYNARWTNEELLLAVQGVRKYGRDFKSIAEVIGNKTEHHVRTFFINYRKRYNLDSILKEWEKEHGPLPEDITDLKSENDDNDNDVICISPSPTPSNKKDNKNGKVTQVAK; this is encoded by the exons ATGGTATTAGctgaaaaaaatagtgaaaatatccGAAACGGTAGAAGAAGTCGGGGACCAAGTCCGAATGGTCACGTACAACCAGATTCTACTAGCGAAGATGAGAGTAGTG TACCAGTGGATAAAATAAGAGTTGGACGTGATTATCAAGCGGTATGCCCCGAATTGCAAACTGAAAGTCAAAGAAAACTTGAACTTCTAGCTGATAGAGCACTACTAGTTTGGTCACCAACAGAATGCATTCCGGAATCGAAAC tgGAAGATTACATCGTACTTGCTAAAGATAAATACGGTTATAATGGAGAACAAGCTCTTGGTATGTTGTTTTGGCACAAGCACGATCTCGAAAGGGCCATGCTCGATTTGGCAAATTTCACCCCGTTTCCGGACGAATGGTCAGTCGAAGATAAGGTGTTATTCGAACAAGCTTTCCAGTTTCACGGGAAAAGTTTTCACAGGATACGTCAAATG ttaCCCGATAAAACGATAGCGAGTTTGGTGAAATACTATTACAGTTGGAAGAAAACGAGATCTCGTACGAGTCTTATGGATAAACAagcgaaaaaattgaatactcCTAAAGAAGAAGGCGCTCCTTCGGAAGGGGGATCTGAAAATGGTTCAAACGAAGAATCTGATCATGACGATAAG attCAACAGAACAAACAGACGATCAGTTCGTTGAAACGCAAACATTCCGATTCGATAGAAGATTTACGTCCCGCTGCGGAAACCAATACTCGATATAACGCGCGTTGGACGAACGAGGAACTCTTATTGGCCGTCCAAGGAGTCAGAAAATACGGGAGAGATTTCAAAAGTATCGCCGAGGTTATAGGAAACAAGACGGAACATCACGTGcgcacatttttcatcaattacaGAAAGAGATACAATCTGGATAGCATTTTGAAGGAATGGGAAAAGGAGCACGGGCCGTTGCCGGAGGATATCACCGATTTGAAGAGCGAAAACGACGATAACGATAATGACGTCATCTGTATATCGCCGTCTCCGACGCCGAGCAATAAAAAAGACAACAAAAACGGAAAAGTGACGCAAGTTGCTAAATGA
- the LOC130448565 gene encoding REST corepressor isoform X2, whose amino-acid sequence MVLAEKNSENIRNGRRSRGPSPNGHVQPDSTSEDESSVPVDKIRVGRDYQAVCPELQTESQRKLELLADRALLVWSPTECIPESKLEDYIVLAKDKYGYNGEQALGMLFWHKHDLERAMLDLANFTPFPDEWSVEDKVLFEQAFQFHGKSFHRIRQMLPDKTIASLVKYYYSWKKTRSRTSLMDKQAKKLNTPKEEGAPSEGGSENGSNEESDHDDKKWVFHRGIQRKTGSASSSYSKDSNTTQIQQNKQTISSLKRKHSDSIEDLRPAAETNTRYNARWTNEELLLAVQGVRKYGRDFKSIAEVIGNKTEHHVRTFFINYRKRYNLDSILKEWEKEHGPLPEDITDLKSENDDNDNDVICISPSPTPSNKKDNKNGKVTQVAK is encoded by the exons ATGGTATTAGctgaaaaaaatagtgaaaatatccGAAACGGTAGAAGAAGTCGGGGACCAAGTCCGAATGGTCACGTACAACCAGATTCTACTAGCGAAGATGAGAGTAGTG TACCAGTGGATAAAATAAGAGTTGGACGTGATTATCAAGCGGTATGCCCCGAATTGCAAACTGAAAGTCAAAGAAAACTTGAACTTCTAGCTGATAGAGCACTACTAGTTTGGTCACCAACAGAATGCATTCCGGAATCGAAAC tgGAAGATTACATCGTACTTGCTAAAGATAAATACGGTTATAATGGAGAACAAGCTCTTGGTATGTTGTTTTGGCACAAGCACGATCTCGAAAGGGCCATGCTCGATTTGGCAAATTTCACCCCGTTTCCGGACGAATGGTCAGTCGAAGATAAGGTGTTATTCGAACAAGCTTTCCAGTTTCACGGGAAAAGTTTTCACAGGATACGTCAAATG ttaCCCGATAAAACGATAGCGAGTTTGGTGAAATACTATTACAGTTGGAAGAAAACGAGATCTCGTACGAGTCTTATGGATAAACAagcgaaaaaattgaatactcCTAAAGAAGAAGGCGCTCCTTCGGAAGGGGGATCTGAAAATGGTTCAAACGAAGAATCTGATCATGACGATAAG AAATGGGTATTTCATCGCGGTATTCAGCGTAAAACTGGATCTGCATCTAGCTCTTATTCTAAGGACAGTAATACTACGCAG attCAACAGAACAAACAGACGATCAGTTCGTTGAAACGCAAACATTCCGATTCGATAGAAGATTTACGTCCCGCTGCGGAAACCAATACTCGATATAACGCGCGTTGGACGAACGAGGAACTCTTATTGGCCGTCCAAGGAGTCAGAAAATACGGGAGAGATTTCAAAAGTATCGCCGAGGTTATAGGAAACAAGACGGAACATCACGTGcgcacatttttcatcaattacaGAAAGAGATACAATCTGGATAGCATTTTGAAGGAATGGGAAAAGGAGCACGGGCCGTTGCCGGAGGATATCACCGATTTGAAGAGCGAAAACGACGATAACGATAATGACGTCATCTGTATATCGCCGTCTCCGACGCCGAGCAATAAAAAAGACAACAAAAACGGAAAAGTGACGCAAGTTGCTAAATGA
- the LOC130448565 gene encoding REST corepressor isoform X4 has product MVLAEKNSENIRNGRRSRGPSPNGHVQPDSTSEDESSVPVDKIRVGRDYQAVCPELQTESQRKLELLADRALLVWSPTECIPESKLEDYIVLAKDKYGYNGEQALGMLFWHKHDLERAMLDLANFTPFPDEWSVEDKVLFEQAFQFHGKSFHRIRQMLPDKTIASLVKYYYSWKKTRSRTSLMDKQAKKLNTPKEEGAPSEGGSENGSNEESDHDDKKWVFHRGIQRKTGSASSSYSKDSNTTQF; this is encoded by the exons ATGGTATTAGctgaaaaaaatagtgaaaatatccGAAACGGTAGAAGAAGTCGGGGACCAAGTCCGAATGGTCACGTACAACCAGATTCTACTAGCGAAGATGAGAGTAGTG TACCAGTGGATAAAATAAGAGTTGGACGTGATTATCAAGCGGTATGCCCCGAATTGCAAACTGAAAGTCAAAGAAAACTTGAACTTCTAGCTGATAGAGCACTACTAGTTTGGTCACCAACAGAATGCATTCCGGAATCGAAAC tgGAAGATTACATCGTACTTGCTAAAGATAAATACGGTTATAATGGAGAACAAGCTCTTGGTATGTTGTTTTGGCACAAGCACGATCTCGAAAGGGCCATGCTCGATTTGGCAAATTTCACCCCGTTTCCGGACGAATGGTCAGTCGAAGATAAGGTGTTATTCGAACAAGCTTTCCAGTTTCACGGGAAAAGTTTTCACAGGATACGTCAAATG ttaCCCGATAAAACGATAGCGAGTTTGGTGAAATACTATTACAGTTGGAAGAAAACGAGATCTCGTACGAGTCTTATGGATAAACAagcgaaaaaattgaatactcCTAAAGAAGAAGGCGCTCCTTCGGAAGGGGGATCTGAAAATGGTTCAAACGAAGAATCTGATCATGACGATAAG AAATGGGTATTTCATCGCGGTATTCAGCGTAAAACTGGATCTGCATCTAGCTCTTATTCTAAGGACAGTAATACTACGCAG ttcTGA
- the LOC130448591 gene encoding 39S ribosomal protein L41, mitochondrial, with translation MSSINYFIKRSITTSAERYGKRNFKKFSIFNKRGTRIYKKQQAENPDPEIPIYKRGVRDVGYIEGNKFITIPEMIPELIVPDLTGFKLKPYVSYRAPEVIQSEFTAEDLFNVVYAPKIVKDFNEDKLNENGQPIEPSENEKMTSEEAKLKARQTGTDIF, from the exons atgtcttctataaattattttattaaaaggtCCATAACAACATCGGCTGAACGTTATggtaaaagaaattttaaaaagttttcgatATTTAACAAGCGTGGAactagaatatataaaaaacaacaagCCGAAAACCCCGATCCTGAAATACCGATTTATA AAAGAGGGGTACGAGACGTAGGTTACATAGAaggtaataaatttattacgaTTCCGGAAATGATACCAGAATTAATTGTACCAGATTTAACAGGTTTTaaa TTGAAACCATACGTTTCTTATAGAGCTCCCGAGGTTATACAATCCGAATTTACAGCCGAAGATTTATTTAATGTTGTATACGCTCCGAAAATAGTAAAAGATTTCAATGAAGACAAGTTAAATGAAAACGGTCAACCGATAGAACCGtcagaaaatgagaaaatgaccTCAGAAGAAGCAAAGTTGAAAGCCAGACAAACTGGCACagatatattttga
- the LOC130448600 gene encoding lipoyl synthase, mitochondrial, translated as MQKSFLLNLSKNQIKCSRYKSNLESLKDRIRNGPALQEFIQTEPVSQDWSQYEGKLKREKGEDGRLRLPPWLKRTIPTGKNFSRIKEQLRDLNLHTVCEEARCPNIGECWGGGEHGTATATIMLLGDTCTRGCRFCSVKTSRAPPMPDVNEPDNTAKAIVSWGLDYVVLTSVDRDDLPDGGSNHFANTVKKIKERNSDILVECLVPDFRGDLEQVKIIAESGLDVYAHNVETVEALTPHVRDRRAKYRQSLSTLKAAKDFNSNLITKSSIMLGLGETDYEVEQTLKDLREHGVDCVTLGQYMQPTKRHLKVVEYVTPAKFGQWEKVGKEMGFLYVASGPLVRSSYKAGEFFIAGILKNRKSTTI; from the exons Atgcaaaaatcatttttattaaatttaagtaaaaac CAAATTAAATGCTCAAGATACAAATCGAATCTCGAATCATTAAAAGATCGTATTAGAAACGGTCCAGCGTTACAAGAATTCATTCAAACAGAACCAGTTTCGCAAGATTGGTCGCAATATGAAGGCAAATTAAAACGAGAAAAAGGAGAAGATGGAAGATTAAGGTTACCACCTTGGTTGAAAAGAACGATCCCGACTGGGAAGAATTTTAGTAGAATCAAGGAACAATTGAGAGATTTAAATCTACATACTGTATGTGAAGAAGCGAGATGTCCAAATATAGGTGAATGTTGGGGAGGCGGCGAACACGGTACAGCTACAGCTACTATAATG ttACTCGGTGATACTTGTACGAGAGGCTGTAGATTTTGTTCTGTTAAAACATCGAGAGCTCCTCCTATGCCGGATGTAAACGAGCCTGATAATACCGCTAAAGCTATTGTATCTTGGGGGTTGGATTATGTTGTTTTAACTTCTGTCGATAGAGATG atttaCCGGATGGGGGTTCGAATCATTTTGCAAATactgtcaaaaaaataaaagaaag GAATAGTGATATTTTAGTGGAATGTCTCGTGCCGGATTTTAGAGGAGATTTAGAACAAGTGAAAATAATCGCTGAAAGTGGTTTGGATGTTTATGCTCATAATGTGGAAACTGTTGAGGCATTAACTCCTCATGTAAGGGATAGGAGAGCTAAATatag gcAATCTTTATCGACTTTAAAAGCAGCTAAAGACTTCAATAGCAATCTAATAACGAAATCGTCTATAATGTTGGGTTTGGGTGAAACCGACTACGAAGTAGAACAAACTTTGAAAGATTTACGAGAACATGGAGTAGATTGCGTGACTTTGGGTCAATATATGCAACCTACTAAACGACATTTGAAAGTTGTGGAATACGTTACCCCCGCTAAATTTGGACAATGGGAAAAAGTTGGTAAGGAAATGGGTTTTCTTTACGTGGCTAGCGGACCGTTGGTTAGGAGTTCATATAAAGCCGGGGAGTTTTTTATAgctggaattttgaaaaatagaaaatctaCTACGATATga